The sequence below is a genomic window from Corythoichthys intestinalis isolate RoL2023-P3 chromosome 12, ASM3026506v1, whole genome shotgun sequence.
ccgtggcgtcaaaatgataacaagaacggtgagcaaaaatcccacaaccaaacagggggacctagtgaacgacctacagagagctgggaccacagtaacaaaggctactatcagtaacacaatgcgccgccagggactcaaatcctgcactgccggacgtgtccccctgctgaagaaagtacacgtccaggcccgtctgcggttcgctagagagcatttggatgatccagaagaggactgggagaatgtgttgtggtcagatgaaaccaaaatagaatttttggtagaaacacaggttctcgtgtttggaggagaaagaatactgaattgcatccgaagaacaccatacccactgtgaagcatgagggtggaaacatcatgctttggggctgtttttctgcaaagggaccaggacgactgatctgtgtaaaggaaagaatgaatggagccatgtatcgagagattttgagtggaaaatctccttccatcagcaagggcattgaagatgagacgtggctgggtctttcagcatgacaatgatcccaaacacacagccagggcaacaaaggattggcttcgtaagaagcatttcaaggtcctggagtggcctagccagtctccagatctcaaacccatagaaaatctgtggagggagttgaaagtccgtgttgcccaacgacagccccaaaacatcactgctctagaggagatctgcatggaggaatgggtcaaaataccagcaacagtgtgtgaaaagcttgtgaagagttacagaaaacgtttggcctccgttattgccaacaaagggtacataataaagtattgagatgaacttttggtattgaccaaatacttattttccaccatgatttgcaaataaattatttaaaaatcaaacaatgtgattttctggtttttttccccccacattctgtctctcatggttgaggtttacccatgttgacaattaaaggcctctctaatattttcaagtgggagaagttgcacaattagtggttgactaaatacttacttgccccactgtatatgtctaagtattttatgtttactataacatatggatctgcaatatatgtttactttggtcatatgtacagaacttcataagttgttgtgttatagaagccagccaatgcttaaggctagtagctcaagctagtgtgctataatAGTTGTCTATATAAGTATTGTGCAATTTGTTGTATAGTGATTAGTGAGtactgaatatgtgtattttttgttgtactttcacaatattaagacgagtgtcttcccataaaagcaagaaaagaccaaggcttgtggtttatggaagtgcattcattgttAGCTGGCTGTCGTGCAGTGCAGAAATGAAACGAACCGTTTTGGGCAGTACATGCactgtaatatttttggcacggtgtcggtggattgggatgtgtgcgtttgtaaaTCAAGCGCTCCTTTTCTGTGACGCACAGCTGGCGAGAAACACATCTTAATAAGCCACTTAAAAGATGACAATCGCTTCGATGGTGTTTTAAAAGAGTACGAGGACGCGGGAGCTGTGAATGAAGCTGCCCTAATCGCTTCATAGACCAAGACCATaacagtctcctctcctgtagcaccaaatatttttatctgatgacaaagcacaatacctgttgggtttatgttttagttcagtgttcAGCAAACACAACTTCAAttatattgactaattgattgtgattgactcaaataatatttgaaaaaatactggagctttatttgaagtcagttcttgtctttgttttgttcataataataatgttcatgtcattatgaaaaatatggataggtcaaaggcaaatctatgttgaatctaccacattttttgtttaaacctccaggtgttcaaaaactcaaaaaaaaaaaaaagaagatataTTTACTATTGGTAAtcgatatcggctttgaggagcagaaaGTTATTGAAATcggtttttaaaaattgagatcgtgcacccctagtgtCCATCAAACCTGAACAAGGTAAAGTGTGCGTACTGGTTGTTCAGAGTAGGTCATTGATGTCCTAGCCCAGCAGCACCCTCTGGAGGCGGTCAGCGGGTACGCTGCTGTCATCGTCCGACTCTGCGTCACTCTGCGGGTTGGAGCTGCAGGGCGAGGCCGTGCACTCGGGCGAGCACAGGTAGTGCATGAGCGGCAGCCGGTACTTGCCGCAGAAGTCCACGAACTTGATATGGCGCACGCACGAGTCAAAGTACACGCCTGAGTGAGACACAAACAATAGGTCAGTCATCGGATGCTCGCTTCTGGCAGAAATGTTCTACACAACCCTGTTCAAATGTCACATACACTTGCCATTAAAACTATAATTTAGTAATAGTGGGGTGCGTGTACTTTTGTGGCAGCAGTGTAAAGTGTACTTTCACACcccctcagtaggtggcagtggctctcttattttcagagtgtgcgcagtatttttgaacagaaCAAGAACACTCAGCAAAAAATACAGTAGGAGACGAGTAAAGACcaatctgtttactgtgtccaaaaatgtttgcagcggacagcgggAAGCCAAGTCAATTAATACGTCACTTAAATACATTAGACCccgatcacattgataagccacttgattgTTTTCAGCGAAAACCTGCCGAATATTACCAACAATCGTCCCTCTTTGTCAATGTTACAGCAGTAAACCAGCATGCACTGTTAGCATTTtctagatgacatatctgttctatgtgttggattttatcaagtaaattaccccccaaaatgcgacatactccggtgcaacttatagtttgaaaaatacggtaaattgaCTAGAAGTCGACCGATATgagattttcaaatgccgaAGCAGATatccaaaaatattttcagcCGATTGTCGATTCCCAAAGCCAACTTTGTAgccaaatatttgatgcatttttttttttttaaacacaataagaaaggcaatttttaaaaacaaatgtacAATAATGACCTGAGACTTGAGCAATTAATTCGGTttagtgctaccaaaccaatGAATGCAgcactcagcaagaacagtacattagTTTCTAATAATTAAATACACCAGGACGTCACGAtgagatgtaaacaagtgagcaTTAAAGAAGCTGCTCGCCATgttaaagctaatgctaactagaatgctacgctaacgctacgagCTACATTTAGAATGTAAGGATCACCCAGTCAACAcctttaaaaggctaaagcaacattgcatataagttaaaaaaaaaattcttacaatatttacaaaacaggcaaccCTGAAGCTTTCTGTAGCAGCCTTTTTATTGGCTTATTTTCTTTGTTAATCGGCTCATGGCCGttgttaggaaaaaaaaagtccatatatcggcctgCCGATATTTCGGTCGAAATTTAAACTTGACAATAATTTTTTAACTcacttgctgccattgacagcgatagatatcTAATCTATCTGAACACTGAGAGGTAGCAATGAACTCTTATGTTTCACTGCaacggcaaccaatgagttaactgtTTTCAAATTCCAATTTGATCCtagtaaaatgatgataattcaTGGTTgcaccccaatttttttttttaaaatctatttcTCATGACAAATTAACAAtgtcaaatttaaaaatgctacttgtcctacaatttatgTCCCAttcacattaacaaaaaaaagaaaaaaaaatctaaaacagaataaagaggaaaaatgtaacgcctctagtgtagcccaaagtatcggagtaagagtagcacaaAAAAATCATGGCGCTAAAATTTGACCAAAACCTTCCTTCATATTTTCATTGGTCTCATTCAACTCCTACCAAAACATTTCCATTTGCTCCAATAATATTTCAACTCAaacctgacaaaaaaaaaaaaaaaaaaaaaaaaaaaaaaaaacttcgtttgttgtcattatttttgacaaaaaaaaaaaaatccaattgccCCCagattaacagaaagtgacccaaaagacACAACAAATGACCTgccaatgcaccaaaatcatcagaaagtgacctaaaaatcaacagaatgtgacctgtaagtgccccaaattcaacaagaactgacccagaaatgtcccaaaataaacaagaagtggCAAAcgaacaggaattgaccaggaaatgccctaaaattaacagaaaagTATTCAAAATATACATGAGATGACCCTGTAATGCCccaaatgtacagaaagtgaccccaaagtACTGTAAAATTCTTACAAGGAAGTATCCAAatttcattgcctgccattgacatcccatTCATTTAAACTCCAAGGATTGGATGTTttgcagtgccattgacggcactaaacgtccaatccattttgactgggagggggcgaatgaacgttcattcgccccctcccagtcaaaatggattggacgtctaacattGTCAATGAGAGAGCTAAGAAATTATGTCGCAAGTAAAGCAACTGACCGGCACATTTGGGATTGGGGCACTTGCTGGCCAAGTCCAAGTACTTGAGAAGGTGGTTGGGCAAGTCTTGCTGCGAGTAGGGCACGTTGCCACTCTTGACGGCTCGGCCGGCCAGCTCCAACAAGGACGGCGGGTCATACATCAGCTCCTTGACAAAGCGCACCACCAGCGGGTTCCCCCGCAGGCTCAGCTCCTGCAAGCGCACCAGGCTCAGAATCTCCCGCGGCATATACCTCAGCTGGTTGTTGTGGAGACTCAGCGAACGCAACGAGTGCAGCCTGAAACCAGAATTGAGAAACGAGCGATGCGTCAGTGGTGCTCTGGGAAAGAAGTCGGCGAGCCTATCATCAGCGTTTACCGGGTGAGTTGCGGCGGAACACTCTGAATGCTGTTGTCGGACAGCGCCAAGTAGCTCAGGCGAGGCAGGTTGGCCACCTCGGTCGGGATGGATGAGATAAAGTTGCCCCCCAGGTACAATACCTCCAGGCTAACGAATAgagaaaaacaaattttaaaaaatcatcaaattatcACATAAACACTTGTAGATAGTTTTACCCCCGCtttaaatggtttggacgtctactcgcgACAATTCATTTGGATTCAAATCAGAAGGATGAAATGATAATTGGACAtatatcgtcgtcaatggcacaaaatgtttttttcccccccctccTATTATATTAAAGCTTTATTATCTATTATAttaactagggttgggaatctctggcatgaagccgattcgatatgtatttagatacacaggttacgattcgattaaaaaacgatacatttttaagaccgagcgattcgatacagtttaagaacgatacggttcgatacagagtgaaaacgatacgaaaataaacatttgtagtgtgtgttcgtacagtattttaaacataaaaaagaccacatttctaataccaaaatttaaaaaaaaatttttaaaaattcatgccaatgttttatttttttatgaaaaaaaaaaaaaaggcttcttatatgacagtcattttgttggatgggattgataatagggctgcagctatcgaatattttagtaatcgagtaatcgactgaaaattctaacgattaatcgagtaatcggataaaacaaatatatttttaggtgaagagcaattataaatatacatgagaaaacaagacatttaacctaatcttgaaccattttcagtcaatcaatgtctttattttcgatgtatattgttgaaaacagctaacaattgcatctcagatgtaactagaattaaaaaaaagactaattcactgctttcactcaaaaacctttagatctttaatatataaatatatatatatatatatatatatatatacctaaaaatgccgttaagcttgttaacacacatcacttaaaagttagaaattcaattgaaacacgtggggaaaaaatcctatctGTGtcgagccatttttaagttctagttaagttttaagttagtctaaactaagtcctgataggattttgagtttttgcagtgttcaaaataaatgtatgatacaggctgtattggagcacattagggaccagtgctacttggtgttttacctagcaatgactactgagctaaaactgatagttagcattattgagttttttattttacactctcatcactccacaacgctaagtaagtaagtaagtaaggcacgttagccacgcatcgaaagtggtcgtaattaatagaaacctagccctccacagggctaacgttacgtgagctagtgacagtaacgttaatcttatatttatttatttattatttattttattttatttttaaaaaattttttattagcgcttagcgctccttattagcgcttagcgctctactgctttaagatggcggctgtttattaacgctgcccagacgcggccaagtctgttatttcgcatctagttcaacatacagtgcctttcaaaagtattcggcccccttgaatcttgtaacctttcgccacatttcaggtttcaaacataaagatatgaaatttaatttttttgtcaagaatcaacaacaagtgggacacaatcgtgaagtggaacaacatttattggataatttaaactttttttaacaaataaaaaactgaaaagtggggcgtgcaatattattcggcccctttactttcagtgcagcaaactcactccagaagttcagtgaggatctctgaatgatccaatgttgtcctaaatgaccgatgacgatgaatagaatccacctgtgtgtaatcaagtctcagtataaatgcacctgctctgtgatagtctcagggttctgtttaaagtgcagagagcattatgaaaaccaaggaacacaccaggcaggtccgagatactgttgtggagaagtttaaagccggatttggatacaaaaagatttcccaagctttaaacatctcaaggagcactgtgcaagccatcatattgaaatggaaggagcatcagaccactgcaaatctaccaagacccggccgtccttccaaactttcttctcaaacaaggagaaaactgatcagagatgcagccaagaggcccatgatcactctggatgaactgcagagatctacagctgaggtgggagagtctgtccatagcacaacaatcagtcgtacactgcacaaatctggccttaatggaagagtggcaagaagaaagccatttctcaaagatatccataaaaagtctcgtttaaagtttgccacaaggcacctgggagacacaccaaacatgtggaagaaggtgctctggtcagatgaaaccataattgaactttttggccacaatgcaaaacgatatgtttggcgtaaaagcaacacagctcatcaccctgaacacaccatccccactgtcaaacatggtggtggcagcatcatggtttgggcctgcttttcttcagcagggacagggaagatggttaaaattgacgggaagatggatgcagccaaatacaggaacattctggaaggaaACCTGTTggcatctgcacaagacctgagactgggacggagatttatcttccaacaggacaatgatccaaaacataaagccaaatctacaatggaatggttcaaaaataaacgtatccaggtgttagaatggccaagtcaaagtccagacctgaatccaatcgagaatctgtggaaagagctgaagactgctgttcgcaaacactctccatccaacctcactgagctcgagctgttttgcaaggaagaatgggcaagaatgtcagtctctcgatgtgcaaaactgatagaaacataccccaagcgacttgcagctgtaattggagcaaaaggtggcgctacaaagtattaacgcaagggggccaaataatattgcacgccccacttttcagttttttatttgttaaaaaagtttaaattatccaataaattttgttccacttcacgattgtgtcccacttgttgttgattcttgacaaaaaaattaaatttcatatctttatgtttgaagcctgaaatgtggcgaaaggttgcaaggttcaagggggccgaatacttttgcaaggcactgtacatgtgatctctatgagactcatcagacgctacctgctaccaacgtagcatcgtgcgggctagtatttagcaacgtaggcgtcgtttgtagcggctgtagtaagttttttttttttttttttttttttccttcttcctctacgcacgtgacatcagcgcgttgtcccgcattaaaagtagtccgagcaaaacgtgatgctgagagctgtcaaaataaacgattactcaaggtgaataaaattactcggatcagtttttaaactcaagttactcgagttgctcgagtagtcgtttcagctctaattgataataaaataaagtgacagacaacaataaagtgcagtaattcaattactgtatttcctggtgttttgaacacaagaggtaagtaatttaagtgcaaactttcaacgtaaacatcttacaaacaaaaaatattaattatatgcagcagctctagaaaaaaaggattaaacctgcaatgttatcataaataataaattatgctttaccactggtataactgggggaataaaaacatggcattttagacagacaggtcaataatcattactttaaccttaaacACAGCAgtctttcacttatgcctgtgcttccacatttttttattcctcatcactccatatcttttttgaagggcaatttttttcttgaggatgatcaactaatccacatgttaatgtttaagtagactgcgtttcgtggaaaaaaaatctccagagggtcgtgctgccctttccaccattgtagtgggttatttttcagggttaaaaactcacgatctctgtacctctccacacttcacactagctctgtcccatgcgaacagatctggctgccttcctcacgtcaaagtccgacttttgtttttcctgggtgcgttgaaaatcaattgctgcacgtcgctgctcaaactgtccattgttttaacatgttgcttcgttgccaccatTAGTTtcattttgggctgtgaagaaaacgctacggagcgtgcgttacagtggttttgttagctctcgcgttgttatgacacgcccgtgacgatcgggtaatgacggcaactagtagcggttctgccgaaatgcctgggaagttgaggcaaccacgacagtgagttgtgcttgtccatattatatcatgcgtgcagTCTCAATCTAAATGCGCTGtggggtgaatgacacaagcgcagcatgtgaagtaaaagctaaattattatcccattaagcaatgcattgaactaggccagtacttctcaaatagtggggcgcgcccccctgggggggcgcagagcgatgccagggggggcgcatgtgacctcggggaacatgctttttttttttttttttttttttactactggtactggaataaagtgtacttgcacatccactcagtgggtggcagtggcgctctcattttcagagtgcgcgcagtatttttgaactaaggaagagcactcagaacgcacagaaaacagatatgaagagcagtgcgccgccgccgttctcgaaagccgttttccgaccggactcacgcagcgacccactgtcttgtccggccggttctcacgtcgccgcccgagaagtgccatttttggctttggatcgtcacgacgaccgccctcacctacggttctacctcggccgccgggaatgcccttttttcgtgccgtttgacttttagctttgacttttaatacagtgggtaatgaggaaagaccactgtttactgtgtctaaaaataattatagcggacagccagacgccaaaacaattaagacgccacttaaagacattagaccccaatctcattgataagcttgattgtttttcagcgaaaacgcccgaatatttccaacaatcgtcctgttttgtcagtgtaatatcagtaaaccaattagcattgttagcatgctcattgcaagataactccacaccattgcaaaggaggtacaaaaataaaaactgtccttctgtccaaggacacttttttttttctttttcttttattcagttttgtttttccgatcaaattttttggcatattgtcctcatgagtgaatgtttctaatcaattttaatttgttattatttgctgattttattacattttatttttctttatcaaaatggtcaaaaatgtaacgagtgtattttttagtttggatgggacttttttttttttaattcaggcaaattgatgcgtcttctgttacaaacaaaacaatgttaataaagttctactttattataagttgatctgttactttttttcgttattaggaaaaaaaaggacacaatgttaggcagatgcgtatttataatagtaattttatagacaaatgatactatttacagtggtggcagagagtttgggggggcgcgaaacatttacgtcttccttgggggggcgtaacagaaaataattgagaagcactgaactaggcattagaagccgattcttgagctcgcgatagccgaattctatctctactatcggttcattgaatatttaatggctaataactagtgttgcaccgatacaattttttgggcccgataccgatatagatacctggctgtgcagtatcggccgataccgataccattccgataccaccctgtttgcaaaaaatatatatatgtacgtataagggatgcaacgatacagttaagtcacggttcggtaggattttcgatacaattcaatacatttaatgctctgaaacagaaaatacaacttattttttttaatgttttttttatttgctaacaagcaaaaataacagtgccatcatatgaataagcattttagtgcataatatttatgtgcttacttcttactgatctgaagatattttgtatatactgtaagtgctgagaacaatctttactgtttgtaaagtggggcacacttgattgctgcagctctcttagcagttaTATTTACCATTtaggcaaaacatcctatttgtggtctgagtccatctgtgtcatgtactgaattaacagtatttgcaacattatctacagtcactggtatggattgatttggcctgcttaacttccattcagtcatggtggtttctaattcatcaatgtagtatatggactacgcgtcgctcagggctcacgcagctaatggcatgggatctaatgtagaacatctaggttgctatttgatatctagtgtgtgcgcgcgagagttggcatgggatctaacatacgatatctaggttgctatttgatgacatCTAGTGTGcgcacttgagtgttttctggccacagaactcacttctgctcattactgcacaacaccagcatatgacaatctactttcataaacaggacgagtttgaagtatggcactcttaatttgccactcattgttcatcatgaaaccatgagtttgcttagtctcccacggtcttaacctttctgatcccatcatTGTTACAGCAGCAGGTGCTAGCtcacgcatgctaatcgtttgtgaatgctaaatgagcagcgtaacatcgcggataCGCGTTGTAGTAAACATCCTTAATATTGAAGACGAAGGTGTTTATTTCGTTTGATAATTTCGAGAAgaagacatacagatgtcatgcatcgggatttgggaagttagctcacgtggggaggacgGTACATTTGCattcaagtgatgccagtagatggtatcggcgccctcaaTGTTCGTACtcatcgataccgataccaccaattcgggccggatcggcaccccctgccgatactggtatcgttgCAACTTTAATTATAATGCTCGTTTGAAAGTAATCTCAGCGagccaaaataaaaagaagACTCCGAATccatacaagttaaaaaaaaaaaaaaaaaatgctcgtatttattaaatgcttcattgagtgtccactcaaatccactccagctgctcacttacacaaaatgagttgccacagcaactttttaacaagttaaacaatgattgacacatggcGCGCCTTGAAGGtcgagtctctggcaagatcaaagcgtaaccgtctgtcaatcatcgtttactttaatTAGCAACTCCAATTCACTTTCtgatgaacaaagagcagggagagggagggagggagcgagcgtGAAactgcgatcggctcgggacaagcTCAtctctaatttatttatttaattgaaaaaaaaaatccgcgatagactgtgtttttttattttatttagtgctgcaacgattaatagattaactccagtaattcaatttgaaaaatgcaaattttgctgctttgaggattcctttaattagagtggcattgtcatgatttgttttgaaagtgcttgcagttagttttattgattggggtggatacgctgccctctagtggaaacagTGCATATCCCATAACtggtctaacatggctg
It includes:
- the lrrc58b gene encoding leucine-rich repeat-containing protein 58; the protein is MELGNGAAVSTDGVLDVSHANLNAFSADSVSDQKKRDTKQLYLNNNRLCELPSSVRHFSNLQLLDISNNGLSVIGEDITSLVKLRTLVAKNNRLNEYSLPKNFGSLQLEVLNLSGNRFEEIPLQCTKLRRLQSLSLGGNRLKSIPVEIENLSSLEVLYLGGNFISSIPTEVANLPRLSYLALSDNSIQSVPPQLTRLHSLRSLSLHNNQLRYMPREILSLVRLQELSLRGNPLVVRFVKELMYDPPSLLELAGRAVKSGNVPYSQQDLPNHLLKYLDLASKCPNPKCAGVYFDSCVRHIKFVDFCGKYRLPLMHYLCSPECTASPCSSNPQSDAESDDDSSVPADRLQRVLLG